A window of the Thermodesulfobacteriota bacterium genome harbors these coding sequences:
- the rpmF gene encoding 50S ribosomal protein L32 — protein MPTPRKRHTRSRRGKRRSHDALVNPPVSLCPQCGEPKRPHNVCPNCGTYKGREVIKTEESL, from the coding sequence ATGCCAACTCCAAGAAAGAGACATACCAGGTCGAGAAGGGGTAAGAGGAGGAGCCACGACGCCCTCGTCAACCCCCCCGTCTCTCTTTGTCCCCAGTGCGGGGAGCCCAAGCGCCCCCATAACGTATGTCCCAACTGCGGGACGTATAAGGGCAGGGAAGTCATAAAGACCGAAGAGAGCTTATAG
- a CDS encoding DUF177 domain-containing protein, protein MKLNIRDIPEEGLTLELTEDASAMTEAAGGGPGLSFLSPVAARITVNLAGEAVNVEGELKAVLKLNCSRCLGEVEREVESAFFIPLMKEEGAEGKEGEERELTADEMDSGCLEGDTLDTTALLLGQLLSDVPMQPLCGPDCKGLCHRCGADLNKGLCSCTGEQRVDSRFVALKKFKMKR, encoded by the coding sequence ATGAAGCTCAATATAAGGGATATCCCCGAGGAGGGGTTGACCCTTGAGCTAACGGAAGACGCTAGCGCAATGACCGAGGCGGCCGGTGGCGGCCCGGGTCTTTCCTTCCTCTCCCCGGTGGCGGCCCGCATCACGGTGAACCTTGCCGGTGAGGCGGTAAACGTCGAGGGGGAGCTAAAGGCCGTGCTTAAGCTCAACTGCTCGAGGTGCCTCGGCGAGGTCGAGCGTGAGGTCGAATCCGCTTTCTTCATCCCTCTCATGAAGGAAGAGGGGGCTGAGGGGAAAGAGGGGGAAGAGAGGGAGCTTACCGCCGATGAGATGGACAGTGGATGCCTCGAGGGGGACACCCTCGATACCACGGCGCTGCTCCTCGGCCAGCTCTTATCGGATGTCCCCATGCAGCCGCTTTGCGGTCCGGACTGCAAGGGGCTGTGTCATAGGTGCGGCGCGGACCTCAATAAAGGCCTGTGCTCCTGCACCGGCGAGCAGCGGGTAGACTCGAGGTTCGTGGCCCTTAAAAAGTTCAAGATGAAAAGGTGA